The sequence below is a genomic window from Lentimicrobium saccharophilum.
TATCCTGGGCAAGTTTGTCTGGCCACCCGTTATGAGGGCTTTGCGCGAAAGGGAGCAATCCATCGAACTGGCGCTGCATGAAGCAGTTAAAGCGCGTGAAGAGATGAAAAAGCTGGTTTTCAGCAATGAACAACTGATGCGTCAGGCTGAAGAAGAACGTGATGCGCTGATCAAGGATGCCCGCAGGGTGCGCGAATCACTCATCGAGGAAGCCCGGCAGCGTGCCAACGATGAGGCCAACCGCATCATCGACAATGCCCGCGAACGGATACATTTTGAAAAAATGGAGGCCATTACCGAGCTGAAGAACCAGATTGCCCATTTATCCATTGAGATCGCCGAGAAAGTGTTGCAGAAGGAACTTTCGCAACCCGATAAGCAGAAAGAGTTTGTGCAGAAGTCGATCGATGAAATGAACCTGAATTAGCCTTATGAATAATCCGAGATTAAGCATCCGTTATGCACAGGCCCTGCTCGACCTTTCTGTTGAAAGAGGGGAAGTGGAAGCGGCCCGGAAAGATATGGAACTGTTGCTTCGGGTTTGTA
It includes:
- the atpF gene encoding F0F1 ATP synthase subunit B codes for the protein MELVNPGIGLIFWMALAFGLLLFILGKFVWPPVMRALREREQSIELALHEAVKAREEMKKLVFSNEQLMRQAEEERDALIKDARRVRESLIEEARQRANDEANRIIDNARERIHFEKMEAITELKNQIAHLSIEIAEKVLQKELSQPDKQKEFVQKSIDEMNLN